One region of Malania oleifera isolate guangnan ecotype guangnan chromosome 6, ASM2987363v1, whole genome shotgun sequence genomic DNA includes:
- the LOC131158776 gene encoding uncharacterized protein LOC131158776, whose product MATAAEIAAKLNLKPHVEGGFYAETLRDTSVLLSKSQLPPQYKVDRPVSTSIYFLLPSGSVSLLHRIPCAETWHFYMGEPLTILELNEDDGSVKLTCLGPDIVTGNQQPQYTVRPNVWFGSFPTKDITISLDGTMIKAAPRDAQRHYTLVGCTCAPGFQFEDFELAKRSKLLSCFPSHESLISFLTNPE is encoded by the exons ATGGCGACTGCAGCAGAAATTGCGGCGAAGTTGAATTTGAAGCCCCACGTGGAAGGTGGGTTTTACGCGGAAACCCTCAGAGATACATCCGTTCTTCTCTCTAAATCTCAGCTTCCTCCCCAAT ATAAGGTTGATCGCCCGGTAAGTACATCCATTTACTTCTTGTTGCCTTCTGGAAGTGTATCACTTCTCCATCGCATCCCTTGTGCTGAAACCTGGCATTTTTACATGGGAGAACCTTTGACG ATATTGGAGCTGAATGAGGATGATGGGAGTGTAAAATTGACTTGCTTAGGACCTGATATAGTCACAGGCAATCAACAGCCACAGTATACAGTGCGTCCAAATGTGTGGTTTGGTTCATTTCCAACAAAGGACATCACCATTTCCTTGGATGGAACAATGATCAAAGCTGCGCCGAGGGATGCCCAGAGGCACTACACTCTTGTAGGATGCACTTGTGCACCGGGCTTTCAGTTCGAAGACTTTGAGTTGGCAAAACGCTCAAAACTTCTTTCATGCTTTCCCAGTCACGAGTCCCTCATCTCTTTCCTCACCAACCCTGAGTAA